The proteins below are encoded in one region of Zootoca vivipara chromosome 10, rZooViv1.1, whole genome shotgun sequence:
- the TASOR2 gene encoding protein TASOR 2 isoform X2 — protein sequence MLPLNHKSSAEHKTKAHYCAWKGQFFIQQQRLCDIVFRSPFSGSIPAELPARLEIKYVVGISELRKKLPEAVFGKNNYTNHEVCHQGILFRLYEVEILNQNEQKVNRLTESLKEKDLALVKHLNDRGILILLSSSALVKEKDSGPGESTCLQALFLISSPRPKCLTAKDLKCEHGANERSLQVSLVLPGLRHALVEAVKHPGDRGHPLSTLVKLHLQEFAKLDKKNCRPSTSSLDSPPLSSFEGPDLESPSEKCPQSSLSRLQFYLSHPQNYALELSTATACLHGRSRSPSGSSSNLQEADTSSGLNLDTLARDEPISTVETARTRRAGQPAPPSKEADVETSEIGERTLQQQKRKSSRLLVASAREKWSPLEAVSSKEGKTPQKKPRKDNSNLSLPTSKNSEPPGSSNEPTLKLKNLQNPLRKKRGAEVLSAEFVQSAAKAAPSPESLGVEEKKPRHSKNKKDSTAEKVSSEKMSTRNQMKRKSSHQREDEFPPASQGEASDENDPWSERSLAQDACPSPKVNNCDSHALNMLADLALSSNSPLLSNSSGASLPPSPSRERRRLHKGKHSDKSSDHEYHRVTKKLKTASLSGKTGPESDLSPEQSGGGRESPSSSHERDHMRSSKRRAAKPSSATPPREMGYLSDSSIHSLISSEHSYASPVSESCKKGSPGSHGAKNGVKNARPGPLVGKVMPFRHQQRICHPHKQLRSYVPFTRSAVMATRLREDFSKSHKVTFCDKTVKVTFQWEAEYPPDLDSRYTNNSLERTVIRAVHGPWDDRLLDDSEEIMRILYMWAALFYSKPFRSPAVRKVIEYRNPAKCVTLKSRVDSFEIIDDDCEGSYSLEKCPADSLSDDNQTPREADERAVSSSEKPLSCNELSSTNCIEDEAPILIPDEPMPLEEEEEEESHVAASKPKEKVAVEEPDEPDPALSAESQKRNLTDEHTEGCPRPQERGTDAEATASVDLAEVSQSDAASKDVELLENSASKQPSADTMAGGISAEKICEIKASSPSAEEKEGSPQSGGAALLRPAEIAWLEADSDCREVDRPCREGRGSQDLPADEEDIERESMGCESIELALSDSIDADSEPRDVDLDQENKEEEGCAIEDREAARASTSPGGSPITFPPSPATVSEHQAESPGTQEDFVVSTPNSPEPTDVVKGFCLSEEDREGKLFDSLPLRTSPVNQITHEDVAQTPETEDAFELAKHPMSPNQMDVAESTRRSQEDNEINLEDSASAQAGELKDMATQGESVENRDSIVLANSPKFPNPANSDDTSFGSMEEKGMNLADSVSPEASHVHQTSPDDVIELPTAQEDSAESTKHHISLNQMDLIEDISQEEGNLADSSPLQACGPCQAHSSTSVQGESTGKQENCALAAPNLAPEEEIDLVAGSCVSPEEDGIHMADVVKLQVCPVYQVISDEEEELPGNQEHSAENSTLTEQMRSAEDSCILQEKEALHLVGVAPLQVNELQCNTATQEEWKARQTTERLGDSQGQGWHLDNEEFDTSTDNQVCGVKSEDAEVSPVPRESASDDKLSQAVVTVPEDIRSFLYELIDTVSGMTAVSKEEAFAKENPALNWISSVTLECVTPPESDEESYATDKLAHYDPKWAMAGDPSAQPSNKRDSHVAVQRYRWYHSALQGSISSAQVDVAERKSHQETGAAAETLESSCCPEWEDTGARSPERPFPLIQAAALCGVDPGQVSSEVSMFKGEDQLRKAGREMLPFVPSVRPVECLSEESGSPAHEDAQDLYENLVENLEDSEDALAGERPVSFVGGTGMNINWENERVTVDGVPELCGDVHHRGQPEIPCTRSAASPDALEMNCASDLSFENELHKGEDWMYLENKVAVPDTETETIQYDWPSSFREGDRSVLPPPEESGPLKEYLNFTVTKKHQEKSRTFHASKRRNAFFGEQEWKNFSDRAWRVLNDPIQSTLDMECLRFHDKLKNTLKKPQPPTSGEGTQERLLQVTAETLPSRKVPEAPELSVPPRSRSPLLITILNRGPRHSAPHCTPRSRHSDPSEPPSPFASAQESASNAARTKGQGQGPSAPFHLNKLTYKNKLKDSRGDISVIMDEFAELSRLMTQGDRQASSAAREPNPTSEDAVEKMCPSLPRGTPFYEQLFTELCSTLHFKLKTVAQEACKKPYAFYLVETGDSPFFGRLKSLLKKGSHMEMKPLHFCKTSRPEGDRLMVIIRNEDIYPHIYKIPSLLRLKRFPSVSFVGVDSPEDIFDHTYQELFHSGGFVVSDDKVLEAMTVGELKDAIKTLEKLNCSHGRWSWLLHYKETKRLREDARKDPAAHTKEMLLKSCQGSNITEVLHYHQCDSKSSPRSEHLNCLLNLQVQHISRRFAVFLTEKPSASREAMENKGILVQDVNTFVATAENLAAPFRSGCW from the exons GCCAGCCAGACTAGAGATCAAGTATGTTGTGGGCATATCTGAGCTGAGAAAAAAGTTGCCCGAAGCTGTATTTGggaaaaacaattacacaaatCATGAAG TCTGCCATCAAGGAATTTTGTTCCGATTATACGAAGTGGAAATATTAAATCAAAATGAACAGAAAGTGAATCGGTTAACAGAGAGCTTGAAGGAAAAAGATCTG GCACTTGTCAAACATTTAAATGACCGGGGGATCCTCATCTTGCTTTCCTCATCTGCCTTGGTAAAGGAAAAAG ATTCTGGCCCGGGTGAATCTACGTGTCTTCAGGCCTTGTTTTTAATCTCTTCCCCAAGGCCTAAGTGTTTAACAG CAAAAGATTTGAAATGCGAACACGGGGCAAACGAGAGATCTTTACAAGTCTCTCTGGTTCTGCCAGGGCTCCGCCATGCATTGGTGGAAGCGGTCAAGCATCCCGGCGACAGAGGACACCCACTCAGCACTTTGGTGAAGCTGCACCTCCAGGAGTTTGCAAAGCTTGATAAGAAGAATTGCCGACCATCCACCAGCAGCCTCGATAGCCCGCCCCTCTCCTCCTTCGAAGGGCCTGATCTTGAATCTCCTTCCGAAAAGTGCCCCCAAAGCTCTCTCTCCCGCCTGCAGTTTTACCTGTCTCATCCCCAAAACTATGCGCTGGAATTATCAACGGCCACTGCTTGCCTACATGGCAGATCTCGGTCtcccagtggcagcagcagcaacttgcaGGAGgcagacacttcttcaggtttgAATTTGGACACTCTGGCACGCGACGAGCCAATTAGCACGGTTGAAACGGCCAGGACTCGGCGTGCGGGGCAGCCGGCCCCACCTAGCAAAGAGGCTGATGTGGAAACCAGTGAGATAGGAGAGCGGActttgcagcagcagaagaggaaaTCCAGTAGGCTCCTTGTAGCAAGTGCAAGGGAGAAATGGTCTCCTCTGGAGGCGGTTTCCAGCAAGGAGGGCaaaaccccccagaaaaaacccaGAAAGGATAATTCAAATCTCTCCTTGCCAACTTCCAAAAATTCAGAACCCCCTGGCAGCTCTAACGAACCCACCCTTAAATTAAAAAATCTTCAGAACCCGCTAAGAAAGAAGAGAG GCGCTGAGGTTCTGTCTGCGGAATTTGTTCAGTCTGCCGCGAAGGCCGCCCCCTCTCCTGAGAGCCTTGGAGTGGAAGAGAAGAAGCCCCGGCACTCGAAAAACAAAAAAGACTCCACCGCAGAAAAAGTTTCGAGCGAGAAGATGAGCACAAGGAACCAGA TGAAGAGGAAAAGTTCCCATCAGCGGGAGGACGAATTCCCTCCGGCAAGCCAGGGGGAGGCTAGCGATGAGAACGATCCTTGGAGCGAGAGAAGCCTGGCCCAGGATGCTTGCCCATCTCCCAAAGTCAACAACTGCGACTCCCACGCCTTGAACATGTTGGCCGACCTGGCGCTGAGCTCCAACTCCCCGCTGCTCAGCAACAGCAGCGGAGCCTCCttgccccccagcccctcccGGGAGCGCCGCCGCTTGCACAAAGGGAAACATTCGGACAAGTCTTCGGATCACGAATATCACAGAGTGACGAAGAAGCTGAAAACGGCTTCCCTCTCTGGCAAGACGGGCCCAGAGTCTGATTTGTCTCCTGAGCAAAGTGGTGGGGGCAGAGAGTCTCCTTCCAGCTCTCATGAAAGAGACCACATGCGTTCCAGCAAAAGAAGGGCTGCAAAACCCAGTTCGGCGACACCTCCAAGGGAGATGGGTTACCTTTCGGATTCGAGCATTCACTCCTTGATTTCTTCCGAGCACTCGTACGCCTCCCCGGTGTCTGAATCTTGCAAGAAGGGGTCCCCGGGTTCTCACGGTGCCAAGAATGGTGTGAAGAATGCCAGGCCGGGGCCTTTAGTTGGGAAAGTCATGCCTTTCCGGCACCAGCAGAGGATTTGCCACCCGCACAAGCAGTTGAGGAGCTACGTGCCGTTCACGCGCTCTGCCGTCATGGCCACGAGGTTGAGGGAAGACTTCTCCAAATCCCATAAAGTGACCTTTTGCGACAAAACTGTCAAAGTGACGTTCCAGTGGGAGGCGGAATACCCGCCGGACTTAGATAGCAGATACACTAATAATTCCTTAGAGAGAACGGTAATTCGAGCTGTACATGG GCCCTGGGACGACCGCTTGTTGGATGATTCGGAAGAAATTATGCGCATTCTGTATATGTGGGCGGCGCTCTTTTATAGCAAGCCGTTCAGATCCcctgcagtaaggaaagtgattgAATACAGAAACCCTGCCAAATGCGTCACACTGAAAAGCAGGGTGGATTCCTTTGAAATCATCGACGACGATTGCGAGGGATCGTACAGTTTGGAGAAATGCCCCGCGGACTCTCTCTCTGACGATAACCAGACGCCCAGAGAAGCGGACGAGAGGGCGGTTTCTTCCTCGGAGAAGCCCCTCTCCTGTAATGAACTGTCCTCTACGAATTGCATCGAGGATGAGGCCCCCATCCTTATCCCTGATGAACCCATgcctttggaggaggaggaggaggaagagtcccATGTTGCTGCCAGCAAGCCGAAAGAGAAG GTGGCTGTGGAGGAACCTGATGAACCGGATCCTGCCCTCTCTGCAGAGAGCCAGAAGAGAAACTTGACAGATGAGCATACCGAAGGGTGTCCGAGGCCTCAGGAGCGTGGAACTGATGCGGAGGCGACTGCAAGTGTCGACTTAGCTGAGGTTTCCCAAAGCGATGCTGCTTCCAAAGATGTGGAACTCCTGGAGAATTCAGCCAGCAAACAGCCTAGTGCGGACACGATGGCTGGTGGCATTTCTGCAGAGAAGATTTGCGAAATAAAGGCTTCCTCTCCTTctgcagaggagaaggagggcagCCCACAGAGTGGTGGCGCCGCGTTGCTACGCCCTGCTGAAATAGCCTGGTTAGAAGCAGACAGCGATTGTAGGGAAGTCGACAGACCTTGTAGAGAAGGGAGGGGGTCACAGGATCTCCCTGCAGATGAGGAAGATATAGAAAGAGAGAGCATGGGGTGCGAATCAATTGAACTCGCTCTTTCGGACAGCATCGATGCTGACTCAGAGCCCCGAGATGTGGACTTGGACCAAGAGAACAAAGAAGAGGAAGGTTGTGCAATAGAAGACAGAGAAGCTGCCAGGGCCTCTACATCCCCTGGAGGCAGCCCAATCACCTTTCCACCATCACCAGCCACAGTTTCCGAGCATCAGGCAGAATCGCCTGGTACCCAAGAGGACTTTGTAGTATCAACCCCTAATTCTCCAGAGCCAACAGATGTTGTTAAGGGTTTCTGCCTTTCAGAGGAAGATAGAGAGGGCAAACTGTTTGATTCCCTTCCATTACGGACTAGCCCTGTAAATCAAATAACCCATGAGGACGTAGCCCAGACTCCAGAGACAGAAGACGCCTTTGAATTAGCCAAACACCCCATGTCTCCAAACCAAATGGATGTGGCTGAAAGCACCCGTAGGTCCCAGGAAGATAATGAAATCAACCTAGAAGATTCAGCTTCTGCACAAGCTGGTGAATTAAAGGATATGGCAACTCAGGGAGAATCTGTAGAGAATCGAGATTCTATTGTACTGGCAAACAGCCCCAAATTTCCAAACCCAGCCAATTCGGACGATACTTCCTTTGGTTCCATGGAAGAGAAAGGAATGAATCTGGCTGATTCCGTTTCACCGGAGGCGAGTCATGTCCATCAAACAAGTCCTGATGATGTAATAGAATTGCCAACTGCCCAAGAAGACTCTGCGGAGTCAACCAAACATCACATATCCCTAAATCAAATGGATTTGATTGAAGACATTTCCCAGGAAGAGGGTAACCTGGCCGACTCAAGTCCTCTGCAAGCTTGTGGACCGTGCCAAGCGCATAGCAGCACATCAGTTCAAGGGGAATCCACAGGGAAACAAGAAAATTGTGCTTTAGCGGCTCCAAATCTTGCACCTGAAGAAGAAATAGACTTGGTCGCGGGTTCCTGTGTTTCGCCGGAAGAGGATGGAATCCACATGGCTGATGTGGTTAAGTTGCAGGTTTGTCCTGTCTATCAAGTAATATCTGATGAAGAGGAAGAGTTGCCGGGGAACCAAGAGCACTCGGCTGAAAATAGCACACTCACAGAGCAAATGCGTTCAGCTGAGGATTCCTGCATCCTGCAGGAAAAGGAAGCCCTCCATCTGGTAGGTGTGGCTCCATTGCAAGTGAATGAACTGCAGTGCAACACAGCCACTCAAGAGGAATGGAAGGCCAGGCAGACAACAGAACGACTTGGTGATTCTCAGGGCCAGGGCTGGCATTTGGATAATGAAGAATTTGACACCAGTACCGACAATCAAGTGTGTGGCGTTAAGAGTGAGGACGCTGAAGTCTCTCCTGTGCCCCGAGAATCGGCATCTGATGATAAGCTAAGCCAAGCTGTAGTTACTGTGCCTGAAGACATCAGGTCCTTTCTCTATGAGTTGATAGATACAGTGAGTGGCATGACAGCCGTGAGCAAAGAAGAAGCCTTTGCGAAAGAGAATCCAGCCTTAAACTGGATTAGTTCAGTTACCCTTGAGTGTGTGACCCCTCCTGAGAGTGATGAAGAGAGTTATGCCACTGACAAGCTTGCCCATTATGACCCCAAATGGGCGATGGCAGGTGACCCTTCAGCGCAGCCTAGCAACAAGAGAGACTCTCACGTGGCTGTACAAAGATACAGGTGGTATCATTCAGCACTGCAGGGAAGCATAAGTTCCGCTCAAGTGGATGTGGCTGAAAGGAAGTCTCATCAAGAGACAGGAGCTGCTGCGGAAACCCTTGAAAGTTCTTGCTGCCCGGAGTGGGAAGACACGGGTGCAAGAAGTCCAGAACGCCCGTTCCCCTTGATCCAAGCAGCTGCGTTGTGTGGGGTTGACCCAGGACAAGTTAGTTCGGAAGTGTCCATGTTTAAGGGCGAAGACCAGCTcaggaaggcaggcagagaaATGCTGCCCTTTGTGCCATCAGTGCGCCCTGTGGAATGTTTATCCGAAGAATCTGGGTCACCTGCACATGAAGACGCACAAGATCTGTATGAAAACCTGGTAGAGAATCTGGAGGACTCTGAAGATGCTCTGGCTGGTGAAAGACCCGTGTCATTTGTCGGAGGTACGGGTATGAATATAAACTGGGAAAATGAACGTGTTACTGTGGACGGTGTCCCAGAACTTTGCGGAGATGTGCATCACAGAGGTCAGCCTGAGATACCGTGTACAAGATCCGCTGCCTCACCAGATGCCTTGGAAATGAATTGCGCCAGTGATCTGAGCTTTGAGAACGAGCTGCACAAGGGTGAAGACTGGATGTATCTGGAAAACAAGGTGGCGGTGCCTGATACCGAGACTGAGACTATCCAGTATGACTGGCCGTCCTCGTTCAGGGAAGGCGATAGGTCTGTGCTGCCTCCTCCCGAAGAGTCAGGACCCCTAAAGGAATATTTAAACTTTACTGTGACCAAGAAGCATCAAGAAAAAAGCAGAACTTTTCACGCTTCCAAGAGGCGCAATGCTTTTTTTGGAGAGCAGGAATGGAAAAACTTCTCGGATAGGGCTTGGAGGGTTCTGAACGACCCCATTCAGAGCACTTTAGATATGGAGTGTTTGCGTTTCCACGATAAGCTAAAAAATACCCTAAAGAAACCACAACCTCCTACCTCTGGCGAAGGTACTCAGGAGCGTTTGCTTCAGGTAACGGCAGAGACGTTGCCATCCAGAAAGGTCCCTGAAGCTCCTGAGCTCAGTGTGCCACCCAGGAGCCGAAGCCCGCTTCTGATAACTATTTTGAATCGGGGCCCGAGGCACAGTGCCCCACACTGCACCCCCAGAAGCAGACATAGCGACCCTTCCGAACCTCCTTCCCCGTTTGCTTCTGCCCAGGAATCAGCGAGCAATGCTGCTAGAACGAAAGGTCAAGGACAAGGGCCATCCGCTCCTTTCCACCTCAACAAGTTAACGTACAAAAATAAGCTAAAGGATTCCCGAGGAGACATATCGGTCATCATGGACGAGTTTGCCGAATTGAGCAGGTTGATGACGCAGGGCGACAGGCAGGCGAGTTCTGCGGCCAGAGAGCCAAATCCTACCTCAGAAGATGCTGTGGAGAAAATGTGTCCCTCCTTGCCTCGGGGGACACCATTCTACGAGCAGCTCTTCACCGAACTGTGCAGCACACTACATTTCAAGCTGAAAACTGTTGCCCAGGAAGCTTGCAAAAAGCCTTATGCATTCTACCTGGTGGAAACGGGCGACAGTCCTTTCTTTGGGAGACTAAAG AGCTTGCTGAAAAAAGGGAGTCATATGGAAATGAAGCCTCTGCATTTTTGTAAGACAAGCCGCCCCGAGGGAGACAGACTGATGGTCATCATTAGGAATGAGGATATATACCCACACATATATAAA ATCCCTTCCTTGCTGAGGCTAAAGCGCTTTCCCAGCGTGAGCTTTGTGGGAGTGGACAGCCCCGAGGACATCTTTGACCACACGTATCAGGAGCTGTTCCACAGCGGGGGCTTCGTGGTGTCTGACGACAAAGTGCTCGAGGCGATGACAGTAG GGGAGCTGAAGGATGCCATCAAAACCTTGGAGAAGCTCAACTGCAGCCACGGGAGATGGAGCTGGCTCCTTCACTACAAAGAGACCAAAAGACTCCGAGAGGACGCCAG GAAGGACCCTGCAGCTCACACCAAGGAGATGCTCCTGAAATCCTGCCAGGGTTCCAACATCACCGAAGTTCTCCACTACCATCAGTGCGATTCCAAGTCCTCCCCGAGATCCGAGCATCTGAATTGCTTGCTGAACTTGCAGGTTCAGCACATTAGCAGGAGATTTGCTGTGTTCCTCACAG AGAAACCCAGCGCCAGCCGAGAGGCCATGGAGAATAAGGGGATCCTGGTGCAGGATGTAAATACTTTCGTTGCGACGGCTGAAAATTTGGCAGCACCGTTTAGAAGTGGCTGTTG GTAA